The region CATCGGAATTGCGCCTTGTATTGCCATGGTAATTGTTTGGAATGAACTAGCTGAAGGAAATAGAGAATTAACCGCGGGTTTAATCGGAATCAATAGTTTATTACAAGTGTTTTTTTTCAGTTTGTATGCCTATTTTTATTTAGCAATATTATTGCCTTTGTTTGGTATTCAAGGATTAGAATTAACTATTACCGTTGCAGAAATTGCTAAAACGGTTGGGATTTATTTAGGGATTCCGTTTGTATTAGCTGTAATGAGTCGTTTTGCGATTAAAAAGTATTTGGGAGATAAATTTTTCAATCAGAAATTCATTCCATTTGTTTCACCAATTACTTTGATAGCGCTACTTTTTACCATTGTTGTCATGTTCAGCTTAAAAGGAGAAATGATTGTGGATTTACCATTAGATGTGGTTAGAATTGCTATTCCATTGATGGTTTACTTCGCTATAATGTTTTTCTTGATGTTCTTTGTTGCTAAGAAAATTGGAGCTGATTATAGAGACACAGTTGCATTATCGTTTACTGCTTCTGGAAACAATTTTGAATTGGCAATAGCAGTTTCCATCGGTGTATTCGGAATTAATAGCGGACAAGCTTTTGCAGGTGTTATCGGACCTTTAGTGGAAGTTCCGGCGTTAATAATTTTAGTAAATGTAGCGTTTTGGTTGAAAAGTAAGTATTTTTAAAATTTTGTGAACTAATTTAAATTGGGTTGACTTAATTTTATTTTTTGAATTTATGCTGTTTTGCTATTTCAACTGTTCATAATTACTCAATGGCTTTGTTGTACTACTTTTGAGATAGCGAGTTTTTTAACTACTACTTGGGGCTACATAATTAGTCAATCTTTTTAAAATAGGTTATAAAAAAAATCCCCAACCGAAGTTGAGGATTTGTACTATTTAATCATAGCTGCTTTATCTTTCATACCTAAAATGTCGTAAGTCACTTTTAAGATTTCTTTAGTATCAGTATTGTTAACATCTAACTGATGGGCTTTTTCAAAATAAGGTAAAGCTGCTCTAAATAAATCTTTACGTTTATTTGTAAGTTCCTTATATTTTTTATCGTCTTTTAAATTGGCATTAATTTCCTCTACGATTTTAGCATCATCAGAAATCATTAAATAGCCGACATTATATTGTAAAGCTGCATTATTAGGGTTTTTATCTAATATTGAAGCAATTTTACTTTTATAAGTAGTTAAATCATTTGTATGATAATAACAATTAGCTTCATTGATTTGTGCTTCTAAATCACTTGGATTTAATTTAATATAAGCGGCATAATCTTTCTTCGCTTGTTCGTAATTTTTTGTTTCTAATGCAATAGCGGCTAATAATTTAGCTACTTCAACTTCATTTGTTTGAAACTTTTTTGTGCCTGTACCAGCAAAACCTACAGACTGAATTTCTCTGTATAATTTATCTCCCAAGTTATAATCACCTGCTTGAACAGCTAAAATTGCAGCGTTTTCTAAATTAGCAACATCTGAATTGTCCAACTGATACATACTGTAAAAAATATCACCTGCTTCTTTGTATTTTTTCATGCTATTTAATGTTGTAGCTGATTGTTGCAACATTGGCATGAACCAAGTTAAAGTTTCTTTAATATCGTCGGTATATACTTTTTTACCTGATTTAGCTTCAAAATCTAAAGTGTATTTTAATCCTTGAACCAAATTTTTTAAAGTGGTTGGATTCATTACTCTGGCAATTTGAGCGGGTGTAGGCTGTTGTCCAAAAGTTGATAATTCTAATAGAGGAGACATGGCTTTATAAAAAGTAACCGAAGTTTTGTCTTCATCTGTAGCAGCAACGCTTTCTAATTTTAATAAAGCTCCCTTGAATTGATTGAATTCTTCGGTAGTTAAAGCATCTTTAGCATAAAGCTTTTTTAAGTTTTTTAATTCGTCTTTTTGAGCGAATGTAGCCATTGCAGTTAATAGTGCTACACTTAAAATAAATTTTTTCATTTGTTGTTTTATTTTAAAAAAGCCCAAACTGAATTGGGCTTAAAATTTTTATTCTTGAGTTTCAGAATCTGGAGTGCTATCCAAATCCGTGCCATCGTTTTCTATATCATCGATAGTTTCTTCTTCATCTTCACGCATTACTTTTGTTACCGCTGCAATAGAATCGTTGCCTTTGATGTTAATTAAACGAACACCTTGCGTTGCTCTACCCATGATACGTAAGTCTGAAACTTTCATTCGAATGGTTAGACCCGATTTGTTGATGATCATTAAATCATCTTCATCCGTAACATCGTTAATCGAAATCAATTGACCTGTTTTATCGGTGATGTTTAATGTTTTCACACCTTTTCCACCACGATTTGTGATACGGTATACATCTTCTCCATCTTCGTCAACTACTTTAGTACGTTTACCGTAA is a window of Flavobacterium indicum GPTSA100-9 = DSM 17447 DNA encoding:
- a CDS encoding tetratricopeptide repeat protein encodes the protein MKKFILSVALLTAMATFAQKDELKNLKKLYAKDALTTEEFNQFKGALLKLESVAATDEDKTSVTFYKAMSPLLELSTFGQQPTPAQIARVMNPTTLKNLVQGLKYTLDFEAKSGKKVYTDDIKETLTWFMPMLQQSATTLNSMKKYKEAGDIFYSMYQLDNSDVANLENAAILAVQAGDYNLGDKLYREIQSVGFAGTGTKKFQTNEVEVAKLLAAIALETKNYEQAKKDYAAYIKLNPSDLEAQINEANCYYHTNDLTTYKSKIASILDKNPNNAALQYNVGYLMISDDAKIVEEINANLKDDKKYKELTNKRKDLFRAALPYFEKAHQLDVNNTDTKEILKVTYDILGMKDKAAMIK
- the arsB gene encoding ACR3 family arsenite efflux transporter, coding for MKKRLGFLDRYLTLWIFLAMVVGVGIGYFIPNSADFINSFSSGTTNIPLAIGLILMMYPPLTKIDFSKVPQMLEKPKLLSASFFITWIVGPFLMFLLATFFLKDYPEYMTGLIIIGIAPCIAMVIVWNELAEGNRELTAGLIGINSLLQVFFFSLYAYFYLAILLPLFGIQGLELTITVAEIAKTVGIYLGIPFVLAVMSRFAIKKYLGDKFFNQKFIPFVSPITLIALLFTIVVMFSLKGEMIVDLPLDVVRIAIPLMVYFAIMFFLMFFVAKKIGADYRDTVALSFTASGNNFELAIAVSIGVFGINSGQAFAGVIGPLVEVPALIILVNVAFWLKSKYF